AATTTATGGTCACTTTAATTTCTGCAGATTCTAAATATGACCGTATGAAGCAAGGGAAAGAAAATTTTTCTTCAGAAGAACTGCAAGGAATGAATTTATTTCAACAGAAATGTTCATCATGTCACAGCGGAGAATTATTTACCGATGAAAGTTTTAGAAATACCGGGATGTATTATAATACGCAGTTTAAAGATGCGGGACGTTATCGCGTAACGCTGGAACAGGTGGATTGGATGAAATTCCGGGTTCCGAGCTTAAGAAATGTTGAATATACAGCGCCTTATATGCATGACGGCAGGTTTTATACTTTGGAAGCGGTGTTGAATTTCTACTCGGATAATGTGGAAGATAACCCCAATTTAGATCCTCAGTTAAAGCAAAATAATCATCCCGGAATTTCTATGAATGCGCAGGAAAAACAATTCATCATCACTTTCCTGAAAACGTTATCTGATAAAAATTTCATTTCTAATCCAAAATTTGCGGAATAATTTTTTTTAAACATGAATAAAATATTTTTAATTATAAGCTTGATTTTGTTTAATTTAAATCAGGCGAAACCTAAGAATGACAGTCTTTATATTCCTGATGAGGTTCATCAAGTTTTTTTTGATGATTGTGACGCCTGCGGTTGCGGAGCTGGAAACGGCTCATCAGGTTTTGAATCTTTACTGAATCCTCAGTTTATTGGAATAAAATATTTTGCCCAGCATTATAAAGCCAAAGAAAATCTGTTTGTAAAAGATTTAACTCAGGATCAGTATTTTAATACAATTCAGCTATGGGCAAGAATTCCGGTAACGCAAAAACTGAGTGTTTATGGAAGTTTACCGTTTCATTTTCACGAGAAGCAGACCTTGCAGGGAGATATAAATATCAACGGAATCGGAGATTTTAATATGATGGGAATCTATCAACTGCTAAATTCCAAGAATAATATCCATCAGCTGAATGGGGGGGTAGGAATAAAAGTTCCGTTAGGGAAATTTGATGAAAAGGGAATTACGGGGGTAAATCCAAGTTTTCAGCTGGGAACAGGGAGCTGGGATTACCAGATGGTACTCAATTATAAATTTCAGAAAAATAAACTGGCTATTTTACTGAACACCGATTACACCATTAAGACAGAAAATAAAAAGCATTATAATTTCGGAAATCAATGGAATTATGCTGCAACCGGTTTTTATCAGTTTGTGGAGAATGATAGACTCATTTTCTCCGGAAAAACGGGTTTGCAAGGAGAAGTTTTTGATCAAAATAAACAGTTTAATGAAGCACTGC
The sequence above is a segment of the Chryseobacterium sp. MYb264 genome. Coding sequences within it:
- a CDS encoding transporter, with translation MNKIFLIISLILFNLNQAKPKNDSLYIPDEVHQVFFDDCDACGCGAGNGSSGFESLLNPQFIGIKYFAQHYKAKENLFVKDLTQDQYFNTIQLWARIPVTQKLSVYGSLPFHFHEKQTLQGDININGIGDFNMMGIYQLLNSKNNIHQLNGGVGIKVPLGKFDEKGITGVNPSFQLGTGSWDYQMVLNYKFQKNKLAILLNTDYTIKTENKKHYNFGNQWNYAATGFYQFVENDRLIFSGKTGLQGEVFDQNKQFNEALPRTAGSALYGKLGFEASYKKISLGSEVMLPVYSNLAGGDIQAKSRFSVFVNFGI